Proteins from a genomic interval of Heteronotia binoei isolate CCM8104 ecotype False Entrance Well chromosome 5, APGP_CSIRO_Hbin_v1, whole genome shotgun sequence:
- the CISH gene encoding cytokine-inducible SH2-containing protein encodes MLFPWSWSDMILCVQGPHPLLAEEKIRRLSLGALAVNLSEQVMQPLSVTPFQEESAPAFVAPTLESNPPQPRDPEEDLLCIAKTFSYLRESGWYWGSITASEAKQQLQKMPEGTFLVRDSTHPSYLFTLSVKTNRGPTNVRIEYADSKFRLDSNCLSKPRILAFPDVISLIQHYVLSCTVESKNDAPYPPPMPSPPMQKEIAATAVHLKLIRPHSHKNSAPSLQHLCRLQINRSTAEADHLPLPKRMKDYLKQYPFQL; translated from the exons ACCCCATCCTTTGCTGGCAGAGGAGAAAATCAGGAGACTGTCGCTTGGGGCTCTTGCTGTGAATTTGTCAGAGCAAGTCATGCAGCCTCTATCAGTCACACCCTTCCAAGAAGAGTCTGCTCCTGCCTTTGTGGCACCCACGCTAGAGAGCAATCCACCTCAGCCACGAGATCCAGAGGAGGATCTGTTGTGCATTGCAAAGACCTTTTCATATTTGCGAGAATCTG GCTGGTATTGGGGCTCTATCACAGCCAGCGAAGCAAAACAGCAGCTCCAGAAGATGCCTGAAGGCACCTTCCTGGTGCGGGACAGCACTCATCCCAGCTACTTGTTCACACTCTCAGTCAAAACCAACCGTGGGCCCACCAATGTGCGCATTGAGTATGCTGACAGCAAGTTCCGGTTAGACTCCAACTGCCTCTCCAAACCTCGAATTTTGGCCTTCCCAGATGTGATCAGCCTGATCCAGCATTATGTTCTTTCCTGCACAGTGGAGAGCAAGAATGATGCTCCTTATCCCCCGCCTATGCCCTCGCCACCCATGCAAAAAGAAATTGCAGCCACAGCAGTTCACTTGAAACTAATCCGTCCACACAGCCACAAGAACAGTGCGCCAAGCCTGCAGCACCTCTGCCGGCTTCAGATCAACAGATCCACAGCAGAGGCAGACCACTTGCCTTTACCAAAGAGAATGAAGGACTATTTGAAGCAGTACCCTTTCCAGCTTTGA